A stretch of the Denticeps clupeoides chromosome 6, fDenClu1.1, whole genome shotgun sequence genome encodes the following:
- the LOC114792664 gene encoding zona pellucida-like domain-containing protein 1 isoform X1, translating to MKYLTQDVLSARTLLCLSVFFTLIVKSSQLTISDCGVNYRRPDYNDISVFCGTNYVRLSIFICPVMYAGLNESMLFLNNMNDPNCKGTLDTSVTPPVVRFTFPLNSSSACGSVFTTITSLGSGIYSDFSKVQTVNISGIVRSVDPSTSIVTYNTDLTYYYSCSYPLQYLLNNTDVSVSASSIAVRDNNGSFISTLKIGLFRDANYTNPLAMPSQGIELKTNIYVQVQATNLTSQYFVLLDRCYASTSPLPSNSSFFNLFVSCSIDKMTTVVENGQSQSAKFYFPAFRFREQQNMTLSTYYLHCITRLCEPASCSQFWSCSSNNGRRKRDLSSSTPVLDGVTSFITLTSPAITTKAESTLSTREEQSNSGTRSATSVGLGVGVALLSIACVGVITTAVYLYKRLRRSVPKRLFQ from the exons ATGAAGTATCTGACTCAAG ATGTGCTTTCAGCAAGGACTCTCCTCTGCCTGTCTGTTTTCTTCACACTAATTGTCAAGAGTAGCCAATTAACAATTAGCGATTGTGGCGTAAACTACAGACGTCCAG ACTACAATGACATTAGTGTGTTCTGTGGGACCAACTATGTCCGCCTCTCAATCTTCATTTGCCCCGTGATGTACGCCGGCTTAAATGAGTCCATGCTCTTCCTCAACAACATGAATGACCCAAACTGCAAAGGGACGTTGGATACCAGTGTCACTCCTCCGGTTGTGAGGTTCACCTTCCCCCTGAACTCGAGCAGCGCCTGTGGAAGTGTCTTTACG ACAATCACCAGTCTTGGTTCAGGGATCTATTCTGACTTCTCCAAAGTCCAGACGGTCAACATCAGTGGCATAGTTCGTTCTGTGGACCCCAGCACGAGCATAGTCACCTACAACACTGATCTGACATATTACTATTCTTGTTCTTACCCACTGCAATACCTGCTCAACAACACCGATGTCTCTGT ATCAGCTTCGTCCATTGCTGTGCGGGACAACAATGGCAGCTTCATCAGCACACTGAAAATTGGGCTGTTTCGT gaTGCCAACTACACCAATCCCCTTGCCATGCCATCACAGGGTATTGAACTGAAGACAAATATATATGTGCAGGTCCAGGCCACCAACCTGACTTCCCA GTACTTTGTTCTTCTGGACAGATGTTATGCCTCCACATCACCCCTACCCAGCAACTCTTCTTTCTTTAACCTCTTTGTATC CTGCTCCATAGACAAGATGACCACCGTGGTGGAGAATGGTCAAAGCCAGAGTGCCAAGTTCTACTTCCCTGCCTTCCGTTTCAGAGAGCAACAAAACATGACTTTGTCTACCTACTACTTACACTGCATCACTCGCCTCTGTGAACCCGCCAGCTGTAGCCAGTTCTGG TCGTGTTCCAGCAATAATGGCAGACGGAAAAGGGATCTGTCAAGCAGCACTCCCGTTCTGGATGGTGTGACCAGCTTCATAACCCTGACTTCTCCTGCCATCACAACCAAAGCAGAGAGCA CGCTGTCGACCAGAGAAG AGCAATCCAACAGTGGCACCAGATCTGCCACCTCTGTGGGTCTGGGCGTGGGTGTGGCTCTTCTGTCCATAGCCTGTGTTGGGGTGATTACCACGGCCGTCTACTTGTACAAAAGGCTACGCCGCTCTGTGCCCAAGAGGTTGTTTCAGTAG
- the LOC114792664 gene encoding zona pellucida-like domain-containing protein 1 isoform X2, translating into MKYLTQDVLSARTLLCLSVFFTLIVKSSQLTISDCGVNYRRPDYNDISVFCGTNYVRLSIFICPVMYAGLNESMLFLNNMNDPNCKGTLDTSVTPPVVRFTFPLNSSSACGSVFTTITSLGSGIYSDFSKVQTVNISGIVRSVDPSTSIVTYNTDLTYYYSCSYPLQYLLNNTDVSVSASSIAVRDNNGSFISTLKIGLFRDANYTNPLAMPSQGIELKTNIYVQVQATNLTSQYFVLLDRCYASTSPLPSNSSFFNLFVSCSIDKMTTVVENGQSQSAKFYFPAFRFREQQNMTLSTYYLHCITRLCEPASCSQFWSCSSNNGRRKRDLSSSTPVLDGVTSFITLTSPAITTKAESSKSLLCQQKKVINILKMTTGDSGLIL; encoded by the exons ATGAAGTATCTGACTCAAG ATGTGCTTTCAGCAAGGACTCTCCTCTGCCTGTCTGTTTTCTTCACACTAATTGTCAAGAGTAGCCAATTAACAATTAGCGATTGTGGCGTAAACTACAGACGTCCAG ACTACAATGACATTAGTGTGTTCTGTGGGACCAACTATGTCCGCCTCTCAATCTTCATTTGCCCCGTGATGTACGCCGGCTTAAATGAGTCCATGCTCTTCCTCAACAACATGAATGACCCAAACTGCAAAGGGACGTTGGATACCAGTGTCACTCCTCCGGTTGTGAGGTTCACCTTCCCCCTGAACTCGAGCAGCGCCTGTGGAAGTGTCTTTACG ACAATCACCAGTCTTGGTTCAGGGATCTATTCTGACTTCTCCAAAGTCCAGACGGTCAACATCAGTGGCATAGTTCGTTCTGTGGACCCCAGCACGAGCATAGTCACCTACAACACTGATCTGACATATTACTATTCTTGTTCTTACCCACTGCAATACCTGCTCAACAACACCGATGTCTCTGT ATCAGCTTCGTCCATTGCTGTGCGGGACAACAATGGCAGCTTCATCAGCACACTGAAAATTGGGCTGTTTCGT gaTGCCAACTACACCAATCCCCTTGCCATGCCATCACAGGGTATTGAACTGAAGACAAATATATATGTGCAGGTCCAGGCCACCAACCTGACTTCCCA GTACTTTGTTCTTCTGGACAGATGTTATGCCTCCACATCACCCCTACCCAGCAACTCTTCTTTCTTTAACCTCTTTGTATC CTGCTCCATAGACAAGATGACCACCGTGGTGGAGAATGGTCAAAGCCAGAGTGCCAAGTTCTACTTCCCTGCCTTCCGTTTCAGAGAGCAACAAAACATGACTTTGTCTACCTACTACTTACACTGCATCACTCGCCTCTGTGAACCCGCCAGCTGTAGCCAGTTCTGG TCGTGTTCCAGCAATAATGGCAGACGGAAAAGGGATCTGTCAAGCAGCACTCCCGTTCTGGATGGTGTGACCAGCTTCATAACCCTGACTTCTCCTGCCATCACAACCAAAGCAGAGAGCAGTAAGTCTTTACTGTGCCAGCAAAAGAAAGTCATTAATATCTTAAAAATGACAACTGGAGACTCGGGACTCATTCTTTGA
- the LOC114791872 gene encoding speckle-type POZ protein-like encodes MIYFIYTGAAPKLHLMARKLMAAADMYLLDCLKAKCEEALCKSLSVENAAELLILGDIHLASQLRSEAVSFINFHAAKVMKTSGWNILEADHPHLMADMISPSTPAH; translated from the exons ATGATTTATTTCATCTATACTGGTGCAGCCCCCAAGCTGCATCTGATGGCCAGGAAGCTCATGGCGGCGGCAGACATg TATCTTCTGGACTGTCTGAAGGCCAAGTGTGAGGAGGCTCTTTGCAAGAGTCTCTCAGTGGAGAACGCTGCTGAGCTTCTCATTCTGGGGGACATTCACCTTGCCAGCCAGCTGAGATCAGAGGCAGTCTCCTTCATTAATTT TCATGCTGCTAAGGTGATGAAGACATCTGGTTGGAACATCCTGGAGGCAGATCATCCTCACCTCATGGCAGACATGATCTCACCATCAACGCCAGCCCATtag
- the LOC114793103 gene encoding speckle-type POZ protein-like: protein MEGDNRLLRNNSLVLLFEMMVTLESENIMRQKVQVPQCRLAADFGELLQEPLLSDCSLWMDGQEIQAHKAILAGNMLTCGQI from the exons ATGGAGGGGGACAACAGATTATTGAGAAATAACTCCCTCGTTCTTCTCTTTGAA ATGATGGTGACCCTGGAATCGGAGAACATCATGAGGCAGAAGGTGCAGGTCCCTCAGTGCAGACTGGCTGCTGATTTCGGGGAGCTGTTGCAGGAGCCGCTGCTCTCTGACTGCTCTCTGTGGATGGATGGGCAGGAGATCcaggcccacaaagccatcctGGCAGGTAACATGCTCACATGTGGACAGATATAA